The DNA region AAGGAAGAGGCTTACTATGCCGCTCTTCCGCACCTCAGGGCTGTACCCGAGGTGCTCGAACACATCGAAGATCAGTTTGGGCAAATCCCCTTTGCCGTCGTCTCGGGGAGTACCCGCGACTCCGTGGTCGCGTCGCTTGAATCGCTGAAGATTCTCGACCGGTTCGACACGCTGGTCTGTGCCGGAGACTACGCGAAGAGTAAGCCCGATCCCGAGCCATTTTTGATGGCTGCGCAGAGGCTCGGCGTCGCACCCGAGTCATGCCTCGTCTTCGAAGACACGGAGATGGGCATACAAGCCGCAACGGCAGCCGGAATGGCCTCGGTAAAGGTGCCTCCGCCATGGGAGCGGGTTTCGATTGCATGAACGGTTTTCAAGAGGCAGCCACGTTGCGACAGCGCTCCTGCTATGCTAAAGTTACGACTGCGGCGCACTCTGCGCAGGCACTGCTGCGCGTTCCGCGGTGGAGCTTACAGGGGGCTGATTGACAGAGGTAAAACAGGGCTGTTTGGGCTGGCGTAGCTCAGCTGGTAGAGCATCTGATTTGTAATCAGAGGGTCGGGGGTTCAAGTCCCTTCGCCAGCTCCAGTTTCAGGCAGCAGTGAGATGTAGCAGCGGTAGAAAGACGGATTTGGTTGTACTGCTTGCCGTTCTGGTCATGCAGGCCTCCTCAGACTTCTTCAAGGTTGAATCACCCGCTCGATTCGCGGAACGCGGTCGTTCGACGGGGCTTGATGGGTTGAGATCAGGGTTGTGTGTTGCAGAGAGGTTTCGCAGGATGTGCACAGGTGGCCGAGTGGTTAATGGCAGCAGACTGTAAATCTGCCACTCTTCGAGTTACGGAGGTTCGAATCCTCCCCTGTGCACCATTAGTTTTGGTAGTGGTACGAGTGGAGCGTTGTGGATTTAAGCCCTGCAGGCAGCGGACGGATGTGGATTGCGCTTGCTGTCATCGG from Edaphobacter dinghuensis includes:
- a CDS encoding HAD family hydrolase — its product is MKLKLPEGNFKAYLFDCDGTIADSMPLHYVAWRNVLGQWGCEFDEEIFYAWGGMPVSEIISTLNQRHGLAMPVEEVAKRKEEAYYAALPHLRAVPEVLEHIEDQFGQIPFAVVSGSTRDSVVASLESLKILDRFDTLVCAGDYAKSKPDPEPFLMAAQRLGVAPESCLVFEDTEMGIQAATAAGMASVKVPPPWERVSIA